In Anaerolineales bacterium, a genomic segment contains:
- a CDS encoding heme lyase CcmF/NrfE family subunit yields MLAELGIITTGLALLCAIFAMLVGCYGAYTHRERWILSARNAALLTVPLLTAACLALIAAQLTGHFEIQYVWSVTQTNEPTFFKITALWGGQPGSLMFWAWMMSAFSGAAILLNWRTERRLMPWMIVFAMATLTFFMILVVLYENPFTRFWENPATGAILPAVFQPAGHTVFFPRDGQGLNPLLRHVGMVIHPPMLYAGYVGLTIPWAFAMAALASGQLNTNWIRATRRWTLVAWLFLGLGLILGGRWAYDVLGWGGYWGWDPVENAALLPWLTATAFLHSIMIQQRRGMLKTWNMFLIILSFTLVILGTFATRSGIVASVHSFAQSPIGVPMLLFLGLITIGCVALWLWRWRRGELASDHRLESILSREAMFILNNWLFVGITVMVLWGTYAPVFTELFRGQAITLGAEYYRAVVIPLFGALYVLMGVAPLVAWKRASAKVLGRSLFVPLAATALTVIVLFAADPPEIGAWFSYGLIVFAGYTTLWEFYRGVRARMGKGEPFFTALSRLFARSRSRYGGYLVHLGVVVIGIGVIGSTVYQQETQETINPGEAITIGNMSMIYKSAFQARADDGREMVVADVAVYRNGAYVGDIRPRQDFFGERGNPMSIAGQYSTLESDFYVLLANWSGDRLTFKVYLNPLVNLVWWGGILLMIGTIIAAYPQPEREMAAKVAEARQPGQLQIAGD; encoded by the coding sequence ATGTTGGCAGAACTGGGGATCATCACGACGGGATTAGCGCTCTTGTGCGCCATCTTCGCCATGTTGGTTGGTTGTTACGGGGCATATACCCACCGCGAACGGTGGATTCTGAGCGCCCGCAACGCCGCCTTGCTCACCGTCCCCCTGCTGACGGCGGCGTGCCTCGCGCTGATTGCCGCACAACTGACAGGACATTTCGAGATTCAATACGTTTGGTCAGTGACGCAGACGAACGAGCCGACCTTTTTCAAAATCACCGCCCTCTGGGGTGGGCAGCCTGGGTCGCTCATGTTTTGGGCGTGGATGATGAGCGCCTTCAGCGGGGCAGCCATCCTGCTCAACTGGCGCACAGAACGGCGGCTCATGCCCTGGATGATCGTCTTTGCCATGGCGACGCTGACCTTTTTCATGATTCTCGTCGTCCTCTATGAAAACCCCTTCACGCGCTTCTGGGAAAATCCAGCGACAGGCGCGATTTTGCCAGCGGTTTTTCAACCCGCCGGACACACCGTCTTTTTCCCCCGCGATGGGCAAGGCTTAAACCCCCTGCTGCGCCATGTGGGGATGGTCATTCACCCGCCGATGCTCTACGCGGGCTATGTGGGGCTAACCATCCCCTGGGCATTCGCTATGGCGGCGCTTGCCTCTGGGCAGTTGAACACAAATTGGATTCGGGCGACGCGCCGTTGGACGTTGGTGGCGTGGCTGTTCCTCGGCTTGGGCTTGATCCTCGGCGGGCGGTGGGCATATGACGTGCTAGGGTGGGGCGGCTATTGGGGTTGGGACCCGGTAGAAAATGCCGCGCTGCTGCCCTGGCTCACGGCGACGGCATTCCTCCACAGCATCATGATCCAGCAGCGGCGGGGGATGTTGAAAACGTGGAACATGTTCCTGATCATCCTCAGCTTTACCCTCGTCATCTTGGGAACGTTCGCCACCCGCAGCGGGATCGTCGCCAGTGTTCACAGTTTTGCCCAAAGCCCGATTGGCGTCCCCATGCTGCTCTTTTTGGGGCTAATCACCATTGGCTGTGTGGCGCTTTGGCTATGGCGCTGGCGGCGTGGCGAACTGGCGAGTGACCACCGCTTGGAATCGATCCTCAGCCGTGAGGCAATGTTCATCCTCAATAATTGGCTCTTTGTGGGGATCACGGTGATGGTTTTGTGGGGGACATATGCGCCTGTCTTTACGGAATTATTCCGAGGGCAGGCGATCACCTTAGGGGCGGAATACTACCGCGCCGTTGTGATCCCGCTTTTTGGGGCGCTCTATGTCCTGATGGGTGTTGCCCCGCTGGTGGCGTGGAAACGAGCATCGGCAAAGGTCTTGGGGCGTTCGCTGTTCGTCCCCCTTGCCGCCACCGCCCTGACGGTGATCGTCCTCTTTGCCGCCGACCCGCCAGAGATTGGGGCGTGGTTCAGCTACGGTCTGATCGTCTTTGCCGGATACACAACGTTGTGGGAATTCTATCGCGGGGTTCGGGCGCGGATGGGCAAGGGTGAGCCGTTTTTTACCGCCCTTTCGCGCCTTTTTGCCCGCAGCCGGAGTCGTTATGGCGGCTATCTTGTCCACTTGGGCGTGGTCGTCATTGGCATTGGCGTCATTGGCAGCACGGTCTACCAACAAGAGACGCAAGAGACGATCAATCCGGGTGAGGCGATCACCATTGGGAACATGAGTATGATCTACAAGAGCGCCTTCCAAGCCCGTGCCGACGATGGGCGCGAGATGGTCGTTGCCGATGTTGCCGTTTATCGCAACGGCGCTTATGTGGGGGATATTCGCCCTCGTCAAGATTTCTTCGGGGAGCGCGGCAACCCGATGAGCATCGCCGGACAGTATTCCACGCTAGAGAGCGATTTCTACGTCCTTTTGGCGAATTGGTCGGGGGATCGGCTGACCTTCAAAGTCTACCTGAATCCGCTCGTAAACCTCGTCTGGTGGGGCGGGATTCTGCTCATGATCGGGACGATCATTGCGGCGTACCCCCAACCGGAACGGGAAATGGCGGCGAAAGTTGCCGAAGCACGCCAGCCCGGTCAGCTGCAGATTGCCGGCGATTGA
- a CDS encoding phosphoribosylaminoimidazolesuccinocarboxamide synthase: MNLSRDDLLDGIRHALDEVDIVGLGAKTSGKVRAMYRLSGGRRVLITTDRISAFDHILGLIPYKGQVLNELSAWWFAQTSDIVGNHHIATPDPNVMIVHEAQPLPVEVIVRGYITGVTSTSLWTLYNAGERHPYGVALPDGLRKNDPLPTPILTPTTKAAHGAHDEPLTPKAILERGLVSPALWAQVEAAALGLFRRGQSVAAEAGLILVDTKYEFGLIDGQLALIDEVHTPDSSRYWIASTYGGASDPEHYDKEYLRKWYVAHGYRGEGEPPPMSPALIVEVASRYIGAYEKLTGQPFAPAAYPAEGRIAAALRAYQDV; encoded by the coding sequence ATGAACCTGAGCCGTGATGATCTTTTGGACGGTATCCGGCACGCGCTGGATGAGGTAGATATAGTGGGGTTGGGTGCGAAAACAAGCGGAAAAGTGCGTGCCATGTACCGCCTCTCTGGGGGGCGGCGCGTGCTGATCACGACGGATCGCATTTCAGCCTTTGATCATATTTTGGGGCTGATCCCGTACAAGGGGCAGGTGTTGAACGAACTGAGCGCCTGGTGGTTTGCCCAGACAAGCGATATTGTCGGCAACCACCACATCGCCACGCCCGATCCGAATGTGATGATCGTTCACGAGGCGCAGCCGCTTCCGGTAGAGGTCATTGTGCGCGGCTACATTACGGGCGTCACCAGCACCAGCCTGTGGACGCTCTATAACGCGGGGGAACGCCACCCCTATGGCGTGGCGCTTCCAGACGGGCTGCGGAAAAACGATCCGCTGCCCACCCCCATCCTCACCCCCACAACGAAAGCCGCCCATGGGGCGCATGACGAGCCGCTGACGCCGAAGGCAATTTTGGAGCGCGGGCTTGTTTCTCCCGCGCTTTGGGCGCAGGTTGAAGCGGCAGCCTTAGGGTTGTTTCGGCGGGGGCAGTCGGTGGCAGCGGAGGCGGGCTTGATTCTGGTCGATACCAAGTATGAGTTCGGGCTAATCGATGGGCAGTTAGCGCTGATCGATGAAGTTCACACGCCAGACAGCAGCCGTTATTGGATCGCCAGCACCTATGGCGGCGCAAGCGACCCAGAACACTATGACAAAGAATATCTGCGCAAATGGTATGTGGCGCACGGCTACCGAGGGGAAGGCGAACCGCCGCCCATGTCCCCAGCGCTGATTGTCGAAGTTGCCTCCCGTTACATCGGGGCGTATGAGAAACTAACGGGACAACCATTCGCCCCCGCCGCCTACCCCGCCGAAGGGCGGATTGCGGCGGCGCTGCGTGCCTATCAGGATGTGTAG